The Kiritimatiellaceae bacterium genome contains a region encoding:
- a CDS encoding sodium/solute symporter (Members of the Solute:Sodium Symporter (SSS), TC 2.A.21 as described in tcdb.org, catalyze solute:Na+ symport. Known solutes for members of the family include sugars, amino acids, nucleosides, inositols, vitamins, urea or anions, depending on the system.): MEIYKLLNGLDLAVIVVYLLIMCAIGAWVSLRQKHGENLFLAQHSLGATSIGLTMWGTNVGPSMLIASCSIGYTTGIVAANFSWYAFVFLFLLAFIFAPFYLQAKTSTLPEFIGKRFNQRSRELLAWYSIITILVSWLGMTLYAGGILVTQIMNWPLWLSITALVIFSAFFTLAGGLKTVANTNVFQMSLLIIASLILVAFGVVKAGGIVAIYQGVPEGYWKLLLPSNDANYPWHAILLGYPVLGIWFWCTDQSMVQSVLGAKNLQSGRLGTSFCGGLKILDAVLFFLPGIICLIIFPNLANPDEAYMTMVSQLLPHGLIGLIMTVLIAALVSTIASALNALSTVFTLDIYQKRFRPEASTQETIQVGRIVTVVGSLISIFLALAIAKLSGLDLFSLFQAILGFLAPPLSAVFAVGVLWKRATAKAANAVLTIGTAVSLGTGVCYLLNWPNKEFWPHFLLLSFFLFAGLCVFMVIVSLVTRKPGEVSPLPSLIETYRAAGPIQRNVKWIWGSLIAVMIGLYIFFN; encoded by the coding sequence ATGGAAATTTATAAACTTCTCAACGGACTTGATCTGGCGGTTATTGTAGTTTATTTGCTAATTATGTGTGCCATCGGCGCATGGGTTAGTCTGCGACAGAAGCATGGTGAAAACCTTTTTCTGGCACAACACTCGCTCGGTGCGACCAGCATCGGCTTGACCATGTGGGGTACCAACGTCGGCCCATCCATGCTGATTGCCTCGTGCAGCATCGGCTACACCACCGGCATCGTTGCCGCCAATTTTTCATGGTACGCTTTTGTATTCCTTTTCCTGCTGGCCTTTATTTTTGCCCCTTTTTACCTGCAAGCCAAAACCAGCACCCTGCCCGAATTTATCGGCAAGCGCTTCAATCAGCGCTCACGCGAACTGCTGGCTTGGTATTCGATCATCACCATCCTTGTCTCATGGCTCGGCATGACGCTTTATGCTGGCGGCATTCTTGTCACCCAGATTATGAACTGGCCGCTTTGGCTTTCCATCACCGCTCTAGTGATTTTTTCCGCCTTCTTCACCTTAGCCGGCGGACTAAAAACCGTTGCAAATACAAACGTCTTTCAGATGTCACTGCTGATTATTGCTTCCCTGATTCTAGTCGCCTTCGGTGTCGTTAAAGCCGGCGGAATCGTCGCCATTTATCAAGGCGTTCCAGAGGGCTACTGGAAGCTGCTACTTCCGTCCAACGACGCCAACTACCCGTGGCACGCCATTCTGCTGGGCTATCCGGTGCTCGGCATCTGGTTCTGGTGCACCGACCAGTCGATGGTACAATCCGTTCTAGGCGCGAAAAACCTGCAAAGCGGACGGCTTGGAACCTCTTTCTGCGGCGGGCTGAAGATCCTCGATGCGGTTCTCTTTTTCCTGCCTGGCATCATCTGCCTGATTATTTTTCCAAACCTTGCAAATCCAGACGAAGCCTATATGACCATGGTCAGCCAATTGCTTCCGCACGGGCTGATCGGCCTGATTATGACCGTACTGATTGCCGCACTGGTCAGCACCATCGCCTCGGCACTCAATGCACTTAGCACCGTCTTTACCCTCGATATCTATCAAAAACGGTTCCGCCCCGAAGCCTCGACACAAGAAACCATTCAGGTCGGTCGGATTGTTACGGTAGTCGGCTCTTTAATTTCAATCTTCCTCGCACTGGCTATCGCCAAGCTGAGCGGTCTCGATCTATTCAGCCTGTTCCAAGCAATTCTAGGCTTTCTTGCTCCGCCGCTAAGCGCCGTCTTTGCCGTCGGCGTGCTGTGGAAACGGGCCACGGCCAAAGCGGCTAACGCCGTATTGACCATTGGAACCGCCGTGAGTCTAGGAACCGGTGTTTGTTATCTCCTGAACTGGCCCAATAAAGAATTCTGGCCGCACTTTCTGTTACTCTCCTTCTTCCTCTTCGCGGGTCTCTGCGTTTTCATGGTGATCGTATCCCTCGTCACTCGTAAGCCGGGCGAAGTCAGCCCCCTGCCCTCACTCATCGAAACCTATCGCGCCGCCGGACCGATACAACGGAATGTAAAATGGATATGGGGATCCCTCATCGCTGTAATGATCGGCCTATATATTTTCTTTAACTGA
- a CDS encoding right-handed parallel beta-helix repeat-containing protein: protein MLHAQALRDCRIVSLCFVLMGTTGYGADFYVSPSGDDAGAGTLAQPFASIQRAQAAVRDLKAKKPTGEITIELRGGLYEMDKPVEFRPEDSGRADQPVIYRAFPGEEPIFSGARPIRGWRKADMPVEGVNRLAAGKLWTTTVEKGWSFPYLYIHGKAYYRSVWPNTDLWKEWPLARCEGELLTLPAEFHFRLPNRRDVQINYMPTPHSKWINLFNTVTEMKAGVIHLQKPVLQIGILKPTEQVPFRIENTLEGIDRPGEWCVNTETGVIYLWPAENTASNFTEQVCARQLDKAFILSGDSSAGRKVEYLTVEGISIQYVNTGISLTAAKNCTIRACRIESVDAIGVSAADIQNVAIEHCLIANCGKSGLSIAVTDKEPELALQNTKNRIEHNELYNCGQMHWQSSAISVMTDCSLIRYNYIHDVPYAGITVNGQRFYILKTELANAGKTTEGIAESDMTIYGLKRYVPGHNRIENNVVHDAMMQLDDGGAIYCHASHHNLLKNNIVYRLHGSYGIGLYFDDDEMFSTMENNLIFTRDGDPVPRFAIHVHANACNYVFRNIVAFGAKPISTPRSYGGHVIAQNVFLLKADGLDQGDLSRNSGRYKDLKWDAGQPVMDNNLYWSSDDGKQASAYLSGRQGKGFDTHSTVADPGFSEARKGRFGFDTTSPVWQMGIEPIDTSEVGIFSDCKAVDKKTRGGNVDFFMKPVADGEKR from the coding sequence ATGTTACATGCTCAAGCGCTTCGAGATTGCCGGATTGTATCGCTTTGTTTTGTCCTGATGGGAACAACAGGATACGGTGCAGATTTTTACGTTTCGCCCTCCGGGGATGATGCTGGCGCGGGAACGCTGGCGCAGCCTTTTGCCAGCATTCAGCGGGCGCAAGCGGCAGTGCGGGATCTGAAAGCAAAAAAACCGACCGGCGAAATTACAATTGAACTGCGCGGCGGATTATACGAGATGGACAAACCGGTGGAGTTTCGTCCGGAAGATTCCGGACGTGCGGATCAGCCGGTTATTTATCGGGCTTTTCCAGGTGAAGAGCCGATTTTTTCCGGAGCTCGGCCCATTCGCGGCTGGCGAAAGGCGGATATGCCGGTTGAAGGCGTCAATCGGCTGGCGGCCGGAAAATTATGGACGACGACGGTGGAAAAGGGCTGGTCGTTTCCTTATTTGTATATTCACGGAAAGGCGTACTACCGTTCAGTTTGGCCTAATACGGATTTGTGGAAAGAGTGGCCATTAGCCCGCTGTGAAGGAGAGTTGCTGACGCTGCCCGCAGAGTTCCATTTTCGCCTGCCAAATCGCCGCGACGTCCAAATCAATTACATGCCGACACCTCACTCTAAATGGATCAACCTGTTTAACACAGTGACCGAGATGAAAGCCGGGGTGATTCATCTGCAAAAACCGGTTTTGCAAATCGGCATTTTAAAGCCAACCGAGCAGGTACCGTTTCGTATCGAAAACACGCTCGAAGGAATTGACCGGCCCGGTGAGTGGTGCGTCAACACAGAAACCGGGGTGATCTATTTGTGGCCTGCGGAGAACACCGCTTCAAACTTCACGGAACAGGTTTGTGCTCGGCAACTGGATAAGGCTTTTATTCTGTCCGGAGATTCGTCCGCCGGACGGAAGGTGGAGTACCTCACGGTAGAGGGAATTTCGATTCAATATGTCAATACAGGGATTTCACTCACGGCAGCAAAAAACTGCACGATTCGCGCGTGCCGGATCGAGTCGGTGGATGCGATAGGCGTTTCGGCTGCTGATATCCAGAATGTGGCCATTGAACACTGTCTGATTGCGAACTGCGGAAAGTCGGGGCTGTCCATCGCGGTGACAGACAAAGAACCTGAACTTGCCTTGCAGAACACAAAGAACCGGATTGAGCATAACGAGCTTTATAATTGCGGACAAATGCATTGGCAGAGCTCGGCGATCAGTGTGATGACCGACTGCAGCCTTATCCGTTACAACTATATTCATGACGTGCCGTATGCCGGGATTACCGTGAATGGACAGCGGTTTTATATTCTTAAGACCGAGCTGGCAAACGCCGGCAAGACGACGGAGGGTATTGCTGAATCGGATATGACCATTTACGGACTGAAACGATATGTGCCGGGTCACAACCGGATCGAAAATAATGTCGTGCATGATGCCATGATGCAGCTGGATGACGGCGGAGCGATTTACTGCCATGCCTCGCACCATAATCTGCTCAAAAATAATATTGTGTACCGCCTGCACGGAAGCTATGGGATCGGTCTTTATTTCGATGACGATGAGATGTTTTCCACCATGGAAAATAATCTGATCTTCACTCGGGACGGAGATCCGGTGCCTCGTTTCGCGATACATGTTCATGCCAATGCCTGCAACTATGTCTTTCGCAATATTGTGGCGTTTGGTGCAAAGCCGATTTCCACACCTCGCAGCTATGGGGGCCATGTAATTGCTCAGAACGTGTTCTTACTGAAGGCGGATGGCCTGGATCAAGGTGATTTATCCCGGAACAGCGGACGGTATAAGGATTTAAAATGGGATGCGGGCCAGCCGGTCATGGACAACAATCTTTATTGGAGCAGTGATGACGGAAAGCAGGCATCAGCCTATTTAAGCGGGCGGCAGGGGAAGGGGTTCGATACACATTCGACGGTTGCCGATCCGGGGTTTTCCGAAGCTCGGAAAGGCCGATTCGGTTTCGATACCACATCACCCGTCTGGCAGATGGGGATTGAACCGATTGATACATCCGAAGTCGGGATTTTCAGCGACTGCAAGGCGGTAGACAAAAAAACGCGCGGCGGGAATGTCGATTTCTTCATGAAACCCGTTGCCGACGGAGAGAAGCGGTAA
- a CDS encoding LamG domain-containing protein — MERAKRSSPVIRTILLMQLFGGALTNAYPALFVLLSTGVLTNAYPAIREVGPTFTYTTITSAVAAANANDVILIHEGVYPETVTVTGKTNLFIKAAPGEHVLITGCNTFTNWLVDTANSNIYTSRLNSIDVNLDHPDVFINGKLMAPAAWPNLNPEDFHYNWWGTNSYAFNGNNGTATVGIVTGSAGNYWAGGTYLGLNGMAWVSIEGKIVASTISGLTCSNLTTTYWKDPANTKMVGLGQGMILFHTNALDSAGEWYWDAGSKKLSLYGGNPGTNVQVRVRALGMKLDKCKNVTVQGLNFRAASVKLVGTTNCSLLDCSVLYGTSFYDRTNQTENAGEYSISTDNACISNKVTGCYVAHGWGGGILVAGGGMLVEDCVIEDFDWNGGWQAGIFFNSGSTNCTVKRNTISKTGRSAISGVPSDSLIRYNRLSDTMILSRDGGAMYLKESTGGYGRFPADVAYNWIEHCYDFINRRHGVVSYNVATGLYSDNGSDAFRFHHNVIWRTDEGLRLNGQPGLDSVTNARVYNNTIWDISGFPMDGLSTDCTLSIKTYNNLAMTNHWVGDDIRNNMTNTAANLFVDSTPDELIDFRLKAGSVAINFGTVANGIPATDEYQGTNPEAGAYEYSSGNLMDKWEAGANSRYVAIDEFETGGISGGGGWVSSWTLTGQAFITNIAGRTGNYGLMLRGSAGSDSAARTLSLKNLMVPSLTFWWKATGFDGAGEKVTVKIIDGTVTNTVKTITGKMADGYWHFATIDLTPFHFTGASQSLIFDAAGLSGTSDTLRMDELTINEYGACPTAWWRMTGTENTAISSVGNYGNNKSIGSAFAGTGTPRYGYDVPDNRNINEPLSGVNYTNISCFGNAVSNSLVVSNCTVFLSREFTIECFVKLTTNAAFGWGGNAIVSKTNTSSTASWALLVYGGAGINNGCLYSQLNDGVNNYCSVISTNPITDDQWHHIAMTVKGNDSSPTVNTYLDGECFSSKSIPASSVAGIVETSGNLVIGNMTAAGLVSAEIDEVRYTARALDVTGFLLNY; from the coding sequence ATGGAAAGAGCCAAAAGGTCATCGCCGGTCATACGTACCATACTGTTGATGCAGTTATTCGGGGGTGCATTGACCAATGCGTATCCCGCACTGTTTGTGCTTTTGTCCACAGGCGTATTGACCAATGCATATCCCGCTATACGGGAGGTCGGCCCGACTTTCACGTATACCACGATCACCAGTGCAGTGGCTGCGGCTAATGCCAATGACGTGATTCTCATCCATGAGGGCGTATATCCGGAAACCGTGACGGTGACAGGAAAGACCAATCTTTTCATTAAGGCCGCGCCGGGAGAGCATGTTCTCATCACCGGTTGCAACACGTTCACGAATTGGCTGGTTGATACTGCAAACAGCAATATCTACACATCAAGGTTGAATAGCATTGATGTAAATTTGGATCATCCGGATGTTTTCATTAATGGAAAGTTAATGGCCCCGGCAGCATGGCCGAATCTTAACCCCGAGGATTTTCACTACAACTGGTGGGGTACAAACTCATATGCTTTTAACGGCAATAACGGCACAGCGACGGTAGGTATCGTCACGGGCAGTGCCGGCAATTACTGGGCTGGCGGCACCTACCTTGGGCTCAACGGGATGGCCTGGGTATCCATTGAGGGAAAGATCGTCGCTTCCACCATTTCGGGACTGACCTGCAGTAATCTTACAACGACCTACTGGAAGGATCCCGCTAACACGAAAATGGTTGGCTTGGGGCAAGGAATGATCCTGTTTCATACCAACGCATTGGATTCGGCCGGTGAATGGTATTGGGATGCTGGATCTAAAAAGCTTAGCCTGTATGGCGGCAATCCAGGCACCAATGTTCAGGTGCGCGTCCGCGCATTGGGCATGAAACTGGACAAATGTAAGAATGTCACTGTGCAGGGTCTGAACTTTCGCGCAGCGAGCGTAAAACTGGTTGGCACGACCAACTGCAGTCTGCTGGATTGTTCGGTTCTGTACGGAACATCTTTCTATGACCGAACCAACCAGACCGAAAATGCGGGCGAGTATTCCATTTCTACAGACAACGCGTGTATCAGTAACAAGGTGACGGGTTGCTATGTGGCACATGGCTGGGGCGGCGGTATTTTGGTAGCTGGGGGCGGCATGCTCGTCGAAGATTGTGTCATTGAGGATTTCGACTGGAATGGGGGATGGCAGGCGGGCATATTTTTCAACAGCGGTTCTACGAATTGCACGGTCAAACGCAATACGATCAGCAAAACGGGAAGGAGCGCCATTTCGGGAGTCCCATCAGACAGCCTCATACGATACAACCGGCTTAGTGACACCATGATTCTCAGTCGTGATGGCGGCGCGATGTACCTGAAAGAGTCCACTGGCGGCTATGGCCGATTTCCCGCCGACGTCGCATACAATTGGATTGAGCACTGTTACGATTTCATTAATCGCCGCCACGGTGTTGTGAGTTATAACGTTGCGACGGGACTCTACAGTGATAACGGTTCTGACGCGTTCAGATTTCACCACAACGTGATTTGGAGGACGGATGAAGGGTTGAGGCTTAACGGACAGCCGGGTCTCGATTCCGTTACAAATGCCCGAGTTTATAACAATACCATCTGGGACATATCGGGGTTTCCCATGGATGGTCTTTCCACAGATTGCACGCTGAGCATTAAGACCTACAACAATTTAGCCATGACAAATCACTGGGTGGGCGACGATATCAGAAACAATATGACGAACACTGCGGCAAATCTTTTCGTCGATTCAACCCCTGACGAATTGATCGACTTCCGGCTCAAGGCCGGCTCGGTGGCAATCAATTTTGGTACCGTCGCAAACGGCATTCCGGCAACAGATGAATATCAAGGGACAAACCCCGAGGCAGGAGCCTATGAGTATAGTTCCGGCAACCTCATGGACAAATGGGAGGCGGGCGCAAACAGCCGTTATGTCGCCATTGACGAATTTGAGACCGGCGGCATCTCAGGGGGTGGAGGCTGGGTCAGCAGCTGGACGCTGACAGGACAGGCTTTCATTACCAACATCGCCGGACGCACAGGTAATTACGGCCTGATGTTGCGCGGATCGGCTGGAAGCGATTCTGCTGCGCGGACGCTTAGTCTAAAAAACCTGATGGTTCCCTCCCTGACGTTCTGGTGGAAAGCAACCGGGTTCGACGGTGCGGGCGAAAAGGTGACCGTAAAAATTATCGACGGGACGGTTACCAATACGGTTAAAACCATCACAGGAAAAATGGCGGATGGGTACTGGCACTTCGCCACGATCGATCTGACACCCTTCCATTTTACCGGTGCCAGCCAGTCTTTGATTTTTGATGCCGCAGGCCTTAGCGGTACAAGCGATACCCTCCGAATGGATGAGCTGACCATCAATGAGTACGGAGCCTGTCCGACGGCATGGTGGCGCATGACGGGCACAGAGAACACGGCGATCAGCTCGGTGGGTAACTATGGAAATAATAAATCAATCGGCTCGGCTTTCGCCGGCACTGGTACGCCGCGTTACGGATATGATGTTCCGGATAACAGGAATATAAATGAACCGCTGAGCGGAGTAAATTATACGAATATCTCCTGCTTTGGTAATGCCGTATCCAACAGCCTTGTGGTAAGCAATTGCACGGTATTCCTTAGCCGCGAATTCACTATAGAGTGTTTTGTCAAGCTGACCACTAATGCCGCATTTGGCTGGGGCGGAAACGCTATCGTTTCCAAAACAAATACCAGCTCGACCGCCTCATGGGCGTTGCTGGTGTATGGAGGAGCAGGCATCAACAACGGATGCCTGTACAGCCAGCTCAATGACGGTGTAAATAATTACTGCTCGGTTATCAGCACAAATCCAATAACCGACGACCAGTGGCACCACATCGCCATGACGGTCAAAGGGAATGATTCGTCGCCGACTGTAAATACCTATCTTGACGGCGAATGTTTTTCTTCGAAATCGATTCCCGCAAGCTCGGTGGCCGGAATTGTAGAAACTTCTGGGAATCTGGTTATTGGTAATATGACAGCGGCTGGTTTGGTCAGTGCTGAAATTGATGAGGTGCGCTATACCGCCCGGGCGTTGGATGTAACCGGATTTCTTCTCAATTACTAG
- a CDS encoding MFS transporter encodes MVAFANGRFTEALIQNTIQVLALPIYSIGLGVNPGLVGLAISLPRLWEAFTDPYIGYLSDNFRSKYGRRKPFMVVGVILAGLFYALLWSPPAGMGSTVVFLYFLIISLAFYTAAAVYLVPYYALGNELTSDPQLRAKLMTFCAVFISVAGLMTPWAYSLSFIPYFGVNEIEGVRVIGIIGGTLIIITGMLPCLMCKEQVTAQTQPKFHFMSALKNAFKTRPFVILCSVYILGLFGILLVSPLAFYVGTYYMFDGDKAAMSKLYGWLGSSWALTSILSSPFIYWLIKRFEKKAVLIASLVLVLIGQASQWWLFTPSNPYLSIISFVLSSPGIISLHIIIYSWLADVCDYDYLQSGLRREGLFSAVYGLVVKSAFALAIFCSGIIISIAGVNTGQDAIQSPEVILRLRLLFSIVPPVVIVIAIAVAIGYPLTKKRMAEIQQTLEQRESASV; translated from the coding sequence ATGGTGGCGTTTGCCAATGGCAGATTCACCGAAGCGCTCATACAAAATACGATTCAGGTTCTGGCTTTGCCCATTTACAGCATCGGTCTTGGGGTAAACCCGGGGTTGGTCGGTTTGGCAATAAGTCTGCCCAGACTCTGGGAGGCTTTTACGGATCCGTATATAGGATACTTGTCTGACAACTTCCGAAGTAAGTATGGCAGGCGCAAGCCGTTCATGGTTGTCGGAGTTATTCTGGCCGGGTTGTTTTACGCGCTGCTCTGGTCGCCCCCGGCCGGTATGGGCAGCACAGTTGTTTTTCTATACTTCCTGATCATCTCGTTGGCGTTCTACACGGCGGCTGCGGTTTATCTGGTGCCGTATTATGCTCTGGGGAATGAACTGACCTCTGACCCGCAGCTGCGCGCCAAGCTGATGACTTTTTGCGCGGTTTTTATTTCCGTGGCCGGACTGATGACGCCATGGGCGTATAGTTTGAGTTTTATACCTTATTTCGGCGTTAACGAAATCGAGGGCGTGAGGGTCATCGGTATCATTGGAGGAACGCTGATCATCATCACAGGTATGCTGCCCTGCCTGATGTGCAAGGAACAGGTGACGGCCCAGACACAGCCGAAGTTCCATTTCATGTCGGCACTGAAAAATGCCTTCAAGACGCGGCCGTTCGTCATTCTTTGCAGCGTTTATATTTTGGGCCTTTTCGGCATCTTGCTGGTGAGCCCTCTGGCCTTCTATGTGGGAACCTATTACATGTTTGATGGCGATAAGGCGGCGATGTCAAAACTTTACGGCTGGCTGGGCTCAAGCTGGGCGCTGACGTCGATACTTTCATCTCCTTTTATTTACTGGCTCATAAAACGGTTTGAGAAAAAAGCTGTCCTGATCGCTTCACTGGTTCTTGTGCTGATCGGGCAGGCGAGTCAGTGGTGGCTGTTCACACCGAGCAATCCCTACCTCTCCATCATATCGTTTGTGCTGTCCTCGCCCGGAATTATATCGTTGCACATCATCATATACTCCTGGCTGGCGGATGTGTGCGATTACGACTACTTGCAAAGCGGACTGAGACGGGAAGGTCTCTTCAGCGCGGTCTATGGTCTGGTTGTAAAATCCGCATTCGCACTGGCGATCTTCTGCAGTGGAATCATCATTTCGATCGCAGGGGTGAACACCGGACAGGATGCGATCCAATCTCCTGAGGTGATTTTGCGGCTTCGTCTGCTGTTCTCCATCGTGCCGCCCGTTGTGATCGTGATCGCCATTGCAGTTGCGATTGGATATCCGCTGACCAAGAAACGAATGGCTGAGATTCAGCAGACTTTAGAGCAGAGAGAATCTGCTTCGGTTTAA
- a CDS encoding MFS transporter, whose protein sequence is MKNRGIADTESPGTGSKVYRVGTLIYTLPTLLTVMFWMLLGDLCLQIMEQLPASLVPLQLRWATASDTLIGFVSGSLPAVLGLLLNPVIGVQSDRYRSKLGRRRPFLLWSTPLVIVALLGLGFASPIASVIGGWAHAQSLEALKIGWISGCMVVFVVANTYIMQVYQFLFVDVIPTQVMGKFVGCYRAIGGLGAFVFHRFMFGQAETRTAMIYVISAILYGTSFFLLIWKVKEGSYGPPLPKQTLAKTTTSYFAECFGNTFYLKLYSLAFFFWSAIVPFWTFLVFFGTNSGQNSGYAATLGLSLTEFGRVRGWCALVQVPVFFLIGPLVDRFHPLRVGLVGLMLSSLTFFANFFFVHDQAGFTLWLIINFLAQAVYLGAYLAILPRLLPRQKYGQFFTANQCFGFIGVALAPVLCGWLLETVKDYRFIFVWCGACTLAGFIMCLLLYRHWLALGGDAGYRPPGYELDPETAAPPASH, encoded by the coding sequence ATGAAGAATAGGGGAATCGCAGATACAGAATCACCCGGAACCGGGTCGAAGGTTTACCGTGTCGGTACATTAATTTATACTTTGCCGACGTTGCTGACGGTGATGTTCTGGATGTTGCTGGGAGATCTTTGCCTTCAGATCATGGAGCAGTTGCCGGCCTCTCTCGTTCCATTGCAACTCCGGTGGGCCACGGCCTCAGATACCTTGATCGGGTTTGTTTCCGGTAGTCTCCCGGCGGTGCTGGGGCTTCTGCTCAATCCGGTGATCGGTGTTCAGAGTGACCGCTACCGAAGCAAGTTGGGGCGGAGACGTCCGTTTCTGCTGTGGAGCACGCCCCTTGTGATTGTTGCTCTGCTGGGACTTGGGTTTGCCTCGCCCATCGCATCGGTTATCGGCGGATGGGCGCACGCGCAGTCCTTGGAAGCGCTGAAGATCGGATGGATCAGTGGTTGCATGGTGGTCTTTGTGGTGGCGAACACCTATATCATGCAGGTCTATCAGTTCCTTTTTGTGGACGTGATTCCCACGCAAGTCATGGGGAAATTTGTCGGCTGTTACCGTGCCATCGGGGGGCTGGGAGCTTTTGTTTTCCACCGCTTTATGTTTGGTCAGGCCGAAACCCGCACGGCGATGATCTATGTGATCTCGGCGATCCTTTACGGAACCTCCTTTTTCCTGCTGATTTGGAAAGTGAAAGAGGGAAGTTACGGCCCGCCGCTCCCGAAGCAGACTCTGGCAAAAACAACGACAAGTTACTTTGCTGAGTGTTTTGGCAACACCTTCTATCTCAAACTCTATTCGCTGGCGTTTTTCTTTTGGAGCGCGATCGTACCGTTCTGGACGTTCCTAGTCTTTTTTGGCACGAACTCAGGTCAGAATTCCGGCTATGCAGCTACTTTGGGACTGAGCCTGACGGAATTTGGCCGCGTGCGGGGCTGGTGCGCGCTTGTGCAGGTGCCGGTTTTCTTTCTGATCGGTCCGTTGGTGGATCGTTTCCATCCGTTGCGGGTGGGACTGGTGGGACTGATGCTTTCGAGCCTGACATTTTTTGCCAATTTCTTTTTTGTGCATGATCAGGCGGGCTTCACGCTTTGGCTGATCATCAATTTCTTAGCCCAAGCGGTTTACTTAGGGGCTTATCTGGCCATTCTGCCTCGGCTTCTTCCACGCCAGAAATATGGCCAGTTTTTTACGGCCAATCAATGCTTCGGCTTTATAGGGGTCGCTCTGGCTCCGGTGCTGTGCGGCTGGTTGCTGGAGACCGTAAAGGATTACCGCTTCATCTTCGTCTGGTGCGGAGCCTGTACGTTGGCTGGATTTATCATGTGTCTGCTGCTCTATCGCCACTGGCTTGCGCTGGGAGGAGATGCCGGATACCGGCCTCCCGGATACGAACTTGATCCGGAAACCGCCGCACCTCCGGCTTCCCACTGA
- a CDS encoding PEP-CTERM sorting domain-containing protein, giving the protein MKMQRVIEWLPKLTTAGIAFVAILFAALPLQAGIILSQDLNTNTNGISLVAGGGTADRTGTESTITAVVGGKSIVLNNTSATGNPTATASFAVDNTNQSLKISFDYFSSVAAGTSENPSFQLRNAANSPGIQLVMKNAVAGADQGKFGYHNGTAFQYFNVVLATNDWYNIEVIASAQSAAVKTFDLKVTKSDNTVVIDQTGLSFRNQLANYSSVQWFYNAAVSGTTGRMQLDNIEISSIPEPATISMLGIGAFCVMLMRRSLSSRS; this is encoded by the coding sequence ATGAAAATGCAGAGAGTCATCGAATGGTTGCCTAAACTTACAACCGCAGGGATTGCGTTCGTCGCGATTCTCTTTGCGGCCTTGCCGCTTCAGGCGGGGATTATCCTGAGTCAGGATTTGAATACAAATACCAACGGGATTTCTCTCGTAGCGGGTGGTGGAACGGCAGATCGCACGGGAACGGAATCTACCATCACAGCGGTTGTGGGCGGCAAGAGTATTGTTCTCAACAATACAAGTGCTACTGGAAATCCGACAGCTACTGCTTCGTTTGCTGTGGATAATACGAATCAGTCGCTGAAAATTTCGTTCGATTATTTCTCCTCGGTAGCGGCGGGCACATCAGAAAACCCATCCTTTCAACTGAGAAATGCTGCTAATTCTCCGGGGATTCAGTTAGTAATGAAAAATGCGGTTGCTGGTGCAGACCAAGGTAAGTTCGGCTATCACAACGGAACAGCTTTTCAATATTTCAATGTCGTGTTGGCCACAAACGATTGGTACAACATAGAAGTTATTGCTTCAGCGCAAAGTGCTGCTGTTAAAACATTTGATCTGAAGGTTACCAAGTCAGACAATACGGTTGTGATCGACCAGACTGGCCTTAGTTTCCGGAATCAATTAGCAAACTATTCTTCTGTGCAGTGGTTCTATAATGCGGCTGTCAGCGGTACGACCGGAAGGATGCAACTCGACAACATCGAGATATCTTCCATTCCTGAGCCGGCTACGATATCCATGCTGGGAATCGGAGCTTTCTGTGTAATGCTTATGCGCCGGTCTTTGTCTTCCCGCAGCTGA